One window from the genome of Equus asinus isolate D_3611 breed Donkey chromosome 29, EquAss-T2T_v2, whole genome shotgun sequence encodes:
- the LOC106827466 gene encoding aldo-keto reductase family 1 member C23-like protein yields the protein MDPKGWCEKLNDGHVIPVLGFGTYAPEEVPKSRTVEVTKLAIDAGFRHIDSAYSYNNEKEVGQAIRSKIEDGTVKREDIFYTSKLWLTFLRPELVRPALEKSLTNLQLDYVDLYIIHFPIALKPGEELFPEDEHGKLIFDTVDLCATWEAMEKCKDAGLAKSIGVSNFNRRQLEMILNKPGLKYKPVCNQVECHPYLNQSKLLDFCKSKDIVLVAYGALGTQRLKRWLAPNSPVLLEDPVLCAKAKKYKRTPALIALRYLLQRGVVVLAKSYNEKRIKENMQVFEFQLTSEDMKDLDGLNRNHRFLPLQIAVDHPEYPFADEY from the exons ATGGATCCCAAGGGTTGGTGTGAGAAACTAAATGATGGCCACGTGATTCCCGTACTGGGATTTGGCACCTATGCACCAGAAGAG GTTCCTAAGAGCAGAACTGTGGAGGTCACCAAACTAGCTATAGATGCTGGGTTCCGCCATATTGATTCTGCTTATTCATACAATAATGAAAAGGAGGTTGGACAGGCCATCCGAAGCAAAATTGAAGATGGCACTGTGAAGAGAGAAGACATATTCTACACTTCAAAG CTTTGGCTGACTTTCCTTCGACCCGAGTTGGTCCGGCCAGCGTTGGAAAAATCTCTGACAAATCTTCAACTGGACTATGTTGACCTCTATATCATTCATTTTCCAATAGCGCTGAAG ccaggggaagaacttTTTCCAGAAGATGAACATGGAAAATTAATATTTGACACAGTGGATCTCTGTGCCACATGGGAG GCCATGGAGAAGTGTAAGGATGCAGGATTGGCCAAGTCCATTGGGGTGTCCAACTTTAACCGTAGGCAGCTGGAGATGATCCTGAACAAGCCAGGGCTCAAGTACAAGCCTGTCTGCAACCAG GTGGAATGTCATCCTTATCTCAACCAGAGCAAACTGCTGGATTTCTGCAAGTCAAAAGATATTGTCCTAGTTGCCTACGGTGCTTTGGGGACTCAACGTCTAAAAAGATG GCTTGCCCCAAACTCCCCAGTTCTCTTGGAGGATCCAGTTCTTTGTGCCAAGGCAAAAAAGTACAAGCGAACTCCAGCACTGATTGCCCTTCGATACCTGCTACAGCGTGGGGTTGTGGTTCTGGCCAAGAGTTACAATGAGAAGCGGATCAAAGAGAACATGCAG GTTTTTGAATTCCAGTTGACTTCAGAGGACATGAAAGACCTAGATGGCTTAAACCGAAATCATCGATttcttcctttacaaat tGCTGTTGACCACCCGGAGTATCCATTTGCTGATGAATATTAA